One window of the Salvia splendens isolate huo1 chromosome 1, SspV2, whole genome shotgun sequence genome contains the following:
- the LOC121751892 gene encoding serine/threonine-protein phosphatase 7 long form homolog: METSSSSGQLLYGPEDPSLLNLQKHHISHKLMKEGTTQVFKVRRTESKTWDVEIHENVRYWLDVFGFKGVIDCGKPMKVDNELITALIERWRPETHTFHLPIGEATITLEDVQAIWGLRADGRVFTGRDYHDNFPDWTSKCRDLLGWIPDTSTETKQGGLLMTALINQTRMPLGDDLPMYVYIQRARIHALILLGGLILPDTTGCKVPFMWLNGLGDPEEVKNISWGSAALAYLYHYLCEASMDKRKELGGPMMLLQLWAWERMPTLRPAFIGPVVHEPYTPCGARWKGTTQIGNAPKHSVEHYRDQISLIRPGQVSIISV; this comes from the exons TTCACATAAACTCATGAAAGAGGGCACAACCCAAGTATTTAAAGTCCGAAGGACAGAAAGCAAGACTTGGGACGTCGAAATTCACGAGAATGTTAGATATTGGCTTGACGtctttggtttcaaaggcgtgatCGATTGTGGGAAGCCCATGAAGGTGGACAACGAGCTGATCACGGCGTTGATTGAGCGTTGGAGACCGGAGACGCACACTTTCCATCTACCGATCGGTGAGGCGACGATcaccttggaagatgtgcaagccaTTTGGGGCTTGAGGGCGGATGGTCGCGTTTTCACAGGGCGTGACTATCATGACAACTTTCCAGACTGGACCAGCAAGTGCCGCGatctgttgggatggataccagatacttccacagagacaaagcaaggcggtttgctgatgaccgcactgatcaaccagacaaggatgcctctgggtgatgacctacctatgtacgtatacatccaaagggcacgtatccatgccctaattttattaggaggtctcattctaccggacaccacggggtgtaaggtgccatttatgtggttgaatgGGCTTGGGGATCCAGAAGAGGTGAAGAATATTAGTTGGGGAAGTGCGGCATTGGCCTACCTTTATCATTATCTGTGCGAGGCTTCCATGGATAAGAGAAAAGAGTTGGGCGGGCCTATGATGCTTCTGCAgctatgggcgtgggaaagaatgcccacattgaggCCTGCGTTCATTGGACCAGTTGTGCACGAGCCATATACACCATGTGGCGCCAG GTGGAAAGGAACAACGCAGATAGGAAATGCTCCTAAACACTCGGTTGAGCATTATCGTGACCAAATATCTCTGATTAGACCTGGTCAGGTGAGTATTATTTCGGTTTAG